The DNA segment GATTTATTAGATCATTTTGAAAAAGTAGGCTGTTTTgtgtatgtctctttaaatgcaaatgagctgctgctccccgccccttTGCATTTACAGCTCATTCCTCAGATACTCTGCTAAAAagaaacatctgtttggttttgattatcgtGTCTATTGCACTGAAATCATGAATTTTATAACATTAGTTTTAACTTCTGATACACGGCTCTCTGAGCACACACActtaagttctctttcatgtcttattgcgcttaaactataaaatacacaaagtttatgtttaaaacacacaagttacaaaaacagttggttatgtctgctCTCTCGTCTGCGCTGAGGTTGGGACTCTAAACAttgttctgtgctcgtctgtgcagccaaagacagagcAGTTAGCCTGCTTTGCTCAAACTTTCGCCATGCCGTTAGAACTGGTACACTGTCGGCGCTTGCGAAAACACTATCTTCGTGCACGCTCACTGTCTCGCTGCTTTCTATTCTTCAGCACTCAGAAACGTGCTGTTATCATGTATACTGCAGTCCTCTTTACGGGACTCCTGTTAATTAGGAGCCAAAACGCCcgtgtttcacaatattactgtttgattttatttattttatttttcttacagcataacataacatttaacaacataagaattatttccaaaaatctttaaaaaaaaatagccaacccaaacttttgtatTGTGTATATGTTTATGGCTTATCAATATCAGACATAATTTTAATGTATGTGCATCTGTGCATTTAGTgtataaattgtttttgtaattttatttcaatattaaaataactttcagCTGCAGTCTAATATAATCAATTAAAGgttcaaaaacactgtttttgcaaaatgtttaatgatttaatatgatacattttaataGCGCTGGTTGTATACCATCTTTGTAGAAAACAGAAGGTgttggcttgtgtgtgtgtgtgtattggtgttGACCCGCTGTGTGAAGGGGGTTTAGGGCCAGACAGTCCAATCTGACTAATCCTGGATCAGGCTTCACTAggacagactctctctctctctctctctctctctctctgtctctctctctctctctctctctctctctctctctctctctctctctctctctctctctctctctctctctctctctctctctctctctctctctctctctctctctctctctctctctctctctctctctgcctgtgcTCTCAACCTACTGCACCAGTCGCATTCATATTCCCTTAATACTGTATCAGTGTGTTATATAATCCCAGACACGCACGAAAAACACCCTCCATCTCTGCACATCACTCTATCTTCGTGCACGCTCACTGTCTCGCTGCTTTCTATTCTTCAGCACTCAGAAATGTGCTGTTATCATGCATACTGCAGTCCTCTGACTCTACGGGACTCCTGTTAATTAGGAGCCAAAACGCCCGTGTTGTCACACACTTTTCTTTGGCAAGAGCATAGGTGAGGAAGGGACTGAGGAGGAAACTGGCTGATGTGAGTGTGTCAGACGGGGTGGAGTGTGTAAACTGCGTTGCTCCGTGGACAGTTTGTTTCCTAAAACTGTATGAGCACACATGTTAAACATCCTGTCACACGGCCAGCTCCTCTCTTACTCACATTTCTTGAATGTGGATGGACATACCTGCTCCTCTTCAAGAGTTTAAACAGTTTGTTCCCATTAGTGTGGTCAGCTGACTAACACAAGAAGTGGGTCAAACCATTTGCCTGTGCGACTGCCACATCCcttcttttcatctctctcttcttctcttcccTTATGACTTTAAACTGTTGCTCTCTTTTATAAAGATGCACTCAGTTATGAGGGGAGTGAACATGTTCAGTTCAGAGGGCACTGCAAACAATATAGGAAATAGGGAAATGGGGGAACATTGGTTCATCACTTCACAGGAAGTGGAGAGGACAATTTACCCACCAGCTATATTAATTAATTGTGAGTTGAGTCTCCTCTACAGGTTTTGGAATATGGTTATATGACCTCTTGTTCTTATATCTGCTAGTAGTtgttctttattatatataaacaggAAGTAGAGACTTTACAGCCAATGTGTATTCTTAAGCTCAGACATCAGTTGAAACGCATTTGTCGGCTGATTGAGAAATGTGTCATACTGAATCCAGaatgtgtgtgattgagtgtttGCGCAGTGATGAATGCTTCATGTGCGTATTAAAGTGCAGATGATACAAAGAGTTATGAATCATGTTTCTTGCAGACTTTGAAGCGGAAAGAAAAGGAGTACGAGCACGAGATGGAGCGCCTGGCACGGGAGAAGATCGCCACTCAGCAAAGACTCGCAGAGCTGAAGAATGAGTTGAGCCAGTGTATAGACATCATGGAGATCGACAGGATACTCCGACAAACTGTCCAACCGGAAGATGATCAGGCCTCCACATCAACAGCATCAggtacaacaaacacacacacaccacttatatatatatatacctcttaaaatcacagtttccacaaaaatattaagcagcacagctattCAGctatttataataagaaatgtttcttaagcagcaaatcggcatattcgaattatttctgaatgacatgGAAGACTGAAGTTATTgctgctgaaaatatagcttttccatgacagaaatgttgtatttaaaaatataccaaaaagaaaaccattatgttaaattctaataatatttcacaatcatttatttaaatgtatttgataagacatttcatttttattttaatcacttttttttacgatttttttgtaaaaaaaataaataaaattacaccaGAAATTATATAACacactgatattattattattttatttattcacctttcttattatttattttttcccacatGTTGAGGTTTTTTGCACCAGAAACAGTTTTTCATAGTTTTTCATGGTGTGTACAATTAAACAGGCCAAGTTTACAttgatttcatattaaataaatttttccctCGATATGATTAATTGTAATATGTATCAGGGCTAAGACACAGGGTAAAATCTAATTACCATGAATCATTTCCACTCTTTTCAGAGGGTGAAGACAACTTCgaccaagatgtagatgatgaCATCCTCTCCTCCCCGCCCTCGTCTGCACCGGCGCCGTCAGAGCCCCGCGCTGCCATGCCTCCACCCTCCATTCTCACTACGCATATCTCCATACAACACAAACCCACCACACCACCCAATCAACACCAGCCCACCGCGGTCACCCCTCAAGCCATCGCCCCTGCCCCCCCTTCCCACATAGTTTCCCCTCCTCAGCCAACAGTCATCACGCACGCCTCTGTATCCCATGCGTCCGTCATCCAAGCTGTCAACCACGTCATCCCAGCTGGGCCTAAACATCTGGCGCACATTGCGCCCTCTAGTGGCGGCCAGCCTATCGGACACATCACTGTGCATCCTGTGGCCCACCTCCCCGCTGCCATTTACCCGCAGTCAGTGGCCGTCTCGCAGGCGGCGATGGTGGGGCACATCACACACACGTTGGCGCACCACCCGCACACTCACGCCCAAGTTAACGGCACGCCGGTCACAGGCCAGCAGGCCACCGTGATGGGAAAGCCAACAGCCGTGGTCGCTCACCATCACACCGGGCTGGTGGGCCAGACGGTGCTCAATCCGGTGACTATGGTAACTGTTCCTCCTTTTCCCGTCAGCACACTAAAGCTGGCCTGAAGAAAAGAGAGGCTGCACAGAACGACTCCCATGAATGGAGGTCTCACAAAGCGAGAGCAAGAGAGACTAAAGACGAAGATCTAATCGCTAAAAGGACATCTAGATCCTGTTCAGAAAATCACTACTGTCGCTCCTACACGCCGGGACCTCGTCAGGATCGGAGCGTGTCCTCTTTTGCTTGTAGAAGCGGCTTGCGTGTCTTCTTGCCATGCAGCATTGGAATGAAATTCATGTGATGCACTTGCTTTAACTAAACTCGAAAACAGTGGTCAGTCTTTAGTAATGTGAGAGTGGAGTGCTAAAACAAATCaattctttcttctctttccctCGTGTCCTTTTTAGTGTGCAAATTATCTCACGCTTTAcattaatttaccaaaaaaaaatctccacTTAAATCAAAAACGAGTGCTTAAAGGTCAGTACTGAAAGCATGCAGACAAACGTTTACTGTGTAACTATATTTTGGGGGCTTTTAAAACTCTTCATACGGGGCTTTTGACTAAAAAAAACAGGTACATTCAGACTCAGATCAGGTTTCTCAAAGTGTCTTTGTACTTGCGAGCAAATGTAAGTGCCTAAGCCCCAATTCAAGCCCAGTGGCGCCACCTGCTGCCTACGCAATGCAACTACAACATTGCTGAATATGAAGCGCAAGCGCATTGACCTACAGTAACAGACATCACAAAGTCTTAAAAAAAGTGTCGAGGCGAATGAGCTATAAGGAAACTCAACTTATATACAATTCAGCATCTGAGAAAGACATGCATTTGAAAGTACATTAAAGCATTTATTACAAGTGCTCAGATATTTAACTTAATAATATTTCGTAATACTTGATTAACGTTTCAGATGATTAAAAACGTTACATACGGCGTGTGATAGTCGGGCGTTTCCGTTTCTTCAAATCAGCATTTACCAGTATTCTCGTGCTTGTAGCTAGCAACACGATGAAAAAAGTCGAAAGAAGTCTTAGAAAATAACGTTCACGTGAATGCATCTCTTGCGTCAAGGCGCGCGCACGTTCCTAGGTGGCGTCCAGTGTAACTCGGTGCTGTTGTGTGTCCATCCTACGTTCATCGGCACACAGCCATTTTTCATTACTACGCGTGATTGTGTAAATTGTCGTGAAGTACTCGCTTGTGAATAAGCTTTTTAGGAGGTTAAAACATGCAGTTTTCTGTTTCATTGACATCAGGACAAAAAGCCCCTTTGCCAATAGCAGTGCTCCTCTTAAAGTCGGCCTGCCATTCTCAATGCACTCGCTCGGTTAAACCTGCACAAAGTCAGCCATCTGACCGTTTCCCTTTGTAAACTTAATGGTTTGCTGTCGATGGTTAGGTACACCACGTTGTTGCTTTTATAATGTCACTTTCAAACGGAACACTGTGATTCCTGCTCTTAACATCCTCTTTctgctgcaaaaaaataataattgaggTTTGGATTTTCTGTTTgacttcctttttcttttttggggggatgTGAAGATGGAATAATACATGCTGTGCTTCACActcagttaaaaaacaaacaaacaaaaaaaaatagcctaacctttgtgaaatttattagtgttttgctttttcttttcttttcttttttgaatatatGTGTAtggatgtatgtatatatgtgaggTATATGCATGCATTcacatatgtgtatgtattttaggATTATACTGATGCCTGGTTTTGCATGTAGAttgccgtttttttttgtttgtttaaatgttaatcCCTCCCCTTATTTCATTTTTGGGACCATGTATCATACTGTATGATGTGGACGGGACCGTTAGACCTCATTCTACATtgatattatatatgaatatatgaaaacTCTGCATTTTCCCTATGGAGAAAGTTTAAGTTATATATCGCCTGTACATTCTGGGCTGCATTAAGATCGAATTGTCCACCATGTTTaactaaaatagtaataaaacttattaaaatatgctagattactacaaaaaaaaaaaaaaaaaaacattgacgaTTCATAATAAATCTTATGACATTTACAAGTCAAGTTGTATTGGTCTTATTTCTTATGTATCACAGCAGTCATATTTACATtcaatctaaaatattaaaagtatttatgtagtatttataTCTCAAGCCATATTTCTATcgtaaacacattaaaattaattgattattatgtGTTAATGTCCATGACGCATCTGTTCCTGAATCCTTTCCAGAACTTCCTGCATTCGGCGCAACTGCAGAAGGAGAAAAATACACAAGATTAATTACAACTATCAGAGAACTTTAATGAAATGAGAGACTTAAACACTGGCTTTGTTGAAATATGCTAACATACTAATCTTAATATATAACATACTAATTTTTATGTGGCAGACATAAGTAATATCCTGGTATTATTCTAGTAAGCTATTCTGAAGCCCAGGTCATGTGACAACTATGTGGTAAATACCTACACTTTCACAAAATAGTAGTATGGTGTGAATGGTAAGTTCGTATCCATTCAAACCATGCACTGGAGACATTGTAAGGatctaatttaaaaacaaaactgtattacCTCTTCATCTTTCTCCCAAATAAGGCGCTCAGTCTCGCTGTCCACAGGCATCAGAGGCACAGGAAGGTCTGAGGCGCTGTCTCTTAGCCGGTTACACAGGCTGGATGAAAGAAACAGTAATGTAAACCACACAGGAAGGTCAGTGATGAAACATCATGATCATGAAGAAGCACACCATTAATTTGCACTGCAGAATATAGTCTGATGTGATCATCTGATGATTCAGTTCTTCCTCTGACCTGCGTTTCCTCTCCCTGACCACCATGCGGGTCATGTTCTGGATGCACTGAGCGCGGTAATTCTCGTAATGAGTTTCCCGTGTCACATCCTTCAGGTCCTGCATGTGCGTGCGCACCAACATGTTCCTCAGCTTCAGGAAGTCGGAGTGAGCAGGGTTCTCCACTGCAAGAGTCAAGTCGACTTACTTATTTGAATAGTTCTttacacaatacacattgtttcaaaacagcaTTACAGAAAATAATAGCAACGATACAagctatatacatatatatatatatatatatattactctgCGTGAGGATACTGAATGTTGgacatacatttttaaactggACAGAGGGCTGGGCAATAATATAGTTActttttagtttaatatatagTGCTTATTACTTTGTGTGCTGTATTGTAGTGATGGGCACTGCTTCATGAATCTTTGAAACCTTTATGAATGTTAAGTTTTGAATCATATCGTGTTTTACACATATCATGCTACCAAAGTCACGTGATTTCAATAGATGAGGCTgtttctaaaaacattaaatgttttgacATTTCAGTGATTCACTGCTAGAGGTGTGATCTGTGAACCCATGAATCGAACAAGATCAGTCACGCTTCCCTTGGAGTAAGGGAACGAGGAAACGAGGAGGTGCTCAAAACCAACATTCTGTAATGAATCAACACGGAATAACACTCAGGAAGACAGTTATACAAAATGACATAACAGCGAACGAAGAAACATGGAAACACACATGGCTTAAATAATAAGGGTgctaatgggacacacctgggatcaatagaACTAAAtgggaacaggaacaggaaaaaccaaatatgggcataaacATAAAACTGGAGCAGGTAGGggaagaaaacacaaaacaagacaaTGGAACAGGGTCTGACAATCACTGAGATTGCCCCATAGCAGCAAACCATTGAACAAGCGTCTAGTTATTACCTGATTTCAGatcatgtttttataaatttgtagaCGTTTTAATAAggtatttgaataattaaaaggAATAATAGTAtagttaataattcattaaataaccAAAACAACCCTGAAAATGGATAAAAgaacacatacagacacatttAATAGAAATTTAATGGATGGTTAGTTAATTTGCTTTGCTTTCAATAAAACACTcttgtaaaagctgtttttatgcatgtttggtCTGAGTTTTCgttgcatttatatagttttgaccagcaggtgtcACTAGTGTGTGGTTTTTCGATCACTTCGAAATAGTGAACCATTTTGCGAAGCAATTGGTTGAGTTGATTCAAAGATTTGAAAAGCTTTGTTTCTCTCATCActactgtactgtacagtatgtatgctGATAAAGTGGGGCGTATCTATATATGGAACATTATATATCCAGCTCTCTATATATCCAACGATAGCTAAGCTACATTGTTGTTGCAAATCAAAAAACATGAGTGTAATATATGTATGcagataaagtaaaaaaagataatacagtatacattataaataagcATAACCGAGGTTTGctatataaaatattgctttacATGTGCATGCTGAATGTTTGCGGGTGAAGTAGgacatactatatacatatatacaactAATACATCACTGGCTTGAATTATAGTTTACACTTTTCACCAATAttacaatcaagcagttgagatttgctatttAGTACATATCGCTATGTATCAAGAGCATACAGTACagattgttactgtttttgcaGGGACGTTTAATTCATTGTCTGTGTACAAATAAAAGACTATGTACAATAGTACATAATAGTCTACGTTAGAGTCTAAGTACCTTCCACCACACCCCAGGGGTACTGACGGCCTCTGAAGCGCCTGCCTTGGCTTTCAACTTGGACATTACTGCCAATTACTGCAAAGGGAATGCTGTCCTGTAACAAAGAAGGAAATCAACACATGTCAGTTTAGTCGGTGCTATGGTAAGTTTGATGTAAATATGGAGCATTGCAGGTCACCTTCAGTTCCTGGTGCTGAAGTTTGAACTTCTCATCTTCATCTGAATCACATTCAGGGAACTGGTAGATGTTGATGTCGAATCTCTCAATCTCCTCACGAATCTagagacaaaaaacaaacccaTGCTGactgtgatatatatttatactttttatacacTGCATACACaccttcattttcatttttctgactTCCAGTGGAGTGAGACTATCTGCTTTGGCCAGCACAGGCACTATGTTGACCTTCTCATGTAGCATCTTCATGAACTCCACGTCCATCGGTCTGAGTCTGAGGAGAGAGGGGAAGAAAGTGTCACTCCCGTAGTTCCTGAGGTCCATTTCCAAAACAAAATGCCACTGCCACCTCTAgttttatattatcattaaaCTGATTTCATATCAAATAGTGGTTGATTGATATGGGTTTTACAACATGCTGATTCCAATATTTCAGAAGATAGCAACGAAAATTCACAAATTCAACATAGAACATGATTCTGGGACTGACTTAATAGTAACTAAACCCTTTTTTCTTCAGATGATGCTGATAACCTTAAAATACCAAATGCTAATTGCTAATTGTCAGGGAGTGTTACCCGTGGCCATAAGGTGAGATGAAGTAGACGCAGCAGTGCACACGGTTGTCCTGAATGTTTTTACGGTTGAGGCCGCTTTCATCACGAAAGTATTGCTCAAACTGCTGGTCAATGTAGTCCACAACTGCCCTCCAGCTgttacaataaacataaaattgagGTTACAAACCTGAAAATGAGCAAATGTATTTGTATCAGCAAAGTCCAACTTGTATTCTGAGAGAAATGACTTCATTTTGCAGTTCCACCTCTCTGTGTTGTTGACAGCATCCCCGAATCCTGGTGTATCCACAATGGTGAGTTTCAGTTTGACTCCTTTCTCTTCTATAGCCAACGTGTGTTTCGTGATTTCCACTGTCTGTGAGATCCGCTCTGCAATGGGTCAGTGAAGAATACAGataaagaaaggaaaacaaatcAAGTTTAAAAATGTGTACCAAGTTATTAGAAATGtataccattttcaagaaaagttaGTTTAATGActatgtcatgtggtgtaaccatcaagttatattaataacatattttccttacaccttgaatacatgttcatatattaagcattattaaaatgttttaaaatatatctttttcaaacaacaaatacaaatatcatgaatttattaattaacaaatattattacagttattggAAGGGGGGAtataccacatgacattttacaacctgaactttGCCTTGTCATTaagtcaaattatctgatattttaagagacttacaGACCAGTTTAGTTCCTCCGtattggttgcaccacatgactttgatttaatcaacaaagatttttaaatattttatcaaaattactgttaatttaaaattgaatgtTAATTCAAATATATGTTTGATGGTGTATTTATGTCACTGTAATTTTGAATTGCAGTTATATTCGGAAGcaaaaatgtgttgtgattgtcTAAACTACATAATGCTTGTAAGTGTATTATACAAAGGTTGTACAGAAGAATATTGctcttcttaatattttgaattaattttgtatttgtatgttttcagttttcattttaacagttacagttttagtaattgtgttttcgtttggatttttttaatatttctacacaattttttagtttattttgtttgtttattttagtatttcgaCTTGTTGCATtgaaaactagctgaaataaatattttatttcagtaaatgtttgagtaatttttttaattgtttttgttttagttaatgatatcCTACCTTCAGCATTCAGCATCTTCCTGTCTTTGTAAAGGTCTGTGAGGAAGAGGCTGTTGACTAGTGTAGATTTCCCTAAACCCGACTCCCCTGGACGGATCAAAAGAAAGTTTCATTGgacatcaaatacattttttttactttgtgcagTCTGTGACATATAGCATCTGATGATCTCACCTGCCACCATAAGAGTAAAGGCGAACCCCTTTTTCACAGATTTCCTGTGCACTTGGTTAGGCAGCGTTGCAAAGCCAACATACTCCTTATCTTGATCCTACAAGTCTCAGATGGTGATGTGATTTCAAAATAAGTATTTTCAAAATCAGGTCCTGCGCAAGCAATCAAATAGGCTGTCAACATTATGCATCATACACAAGACTGGCATTACCTCAGCAGAGTCATAAGGGTCAAATCTGCCCCAAGGACTTTTCGGGCGAGAAGGGCTCAGGGGAGAATCCAGAGAGCTCATGGAGCTGAGCTGTCCATGGTGGGGTAACTCCGTCTCAGAGCCCAGGAAACGTCTGTTCATCGGCCGGGTGAAAGTGGGTGTCCCTGGTGTATGAGGGCGGGTGCTGCCATCCGGCTC comes from the Cyprinus carpio isolate SPL01 chromosome B21, ASM1834038v1, whole genome shotgun sequence genome and includes:
- the LOC109045626 gene encoding max-binding protein MNT-like, which codes for MSIDTLLEAARYLEWQAQQQQITREEEERRREKALLSREAEQKLSAPIIQSVQVNHVTWADNMRLEPHRHPQHHPPVPPPPLPPPVPIAVIPIPVIPGNPAAPAIQTASSLHTASPMPVVTPLTTALSPPAAPLLSPNGKDAHSPPQQQQQHRHLIAHVKAESNSLPLTNNSPKQQSQPQPQQTQPLLQPYPTPIITAQPSPQQHALLPQPALPQPHPTLAQGQAALSLPVFEFARLYVAFRETTSTVSLFVKYIADDTKSYESCFLQTLKRKEKEYEHEMERLAREKIATQQRLAELKNELSQCIDIMEIDRILRQTVQPEDDQASTSTASEGEDNFDQDVDDDILSSPPSSAPAPSEPRAAMPPPSILTTHISIQHKPTTPPNQHQPTAVTPQAIAPAPPSHIVSPPQPTVITHASVSHASVIQAVNHVIPAGPKHLAHIAPSSGGQPIGHITVHPVAHLPAAIYPQSVAVSQAAMVGHITHTLAHHPHTHAQVNGTPVTGQQATVMGKPTAVVAHHHTGLVGQTVLNPVTMVTVPPFPVSTLKLA
- the LOC109045379 gene encoding septin-5-like isoform X1 yields the protein MEHLSSTTNRFVNAMYRQRDPELSSLAIEDCEDAELAYTMRDLPPRAGHTFPGCEMPMMDREPDGSTRPHTPGTPTFTRPMNRRFLGSETELPHHGQLSSMSSLDSPLSPSRPKSPWGRFDPYDSAEDQDKEYVGFATLPNQVHRKSVKKGFAFTLMVAGESGLGKSTLVNSLFLTDLYKDRKMLNAEERISQTVEITKHTLAIEEKGVKLKLTIVDTPGFGDAVNNTESWRAVVDYIDQQFEQYFRDESGLNRKNIQDNRVHCCVYFISPYGHGLRPMDVEFMKMLHEKVNIVPVLAKADSLTPLEVRKMKMKIREEIERFDINIYQFPECDSDEDEKFKLQHQELKDSIPFAVIGSNVQVESQGRRFRGRQYPWGVVEVENPAHSDFLKLRNMLVRTHMQDLKDVTRETHYENYRAQCIQNMTRMVVRERKRSLCNRLRDSASDLPVPLMPVDSETERLIWEKDEELRRMQEVLERIQEQMRHGH
- the LOC109045379 gene encoding septin-4-like isoform X2, whose translation is MVAGESGLGKSTLVNSLFLTDLYKDRKMLNAEERISQTVEITKHTLAIEEKGVKLKLTIVDTPGFGDAVNNTESWRAVVDYIDQQFEQYFRDESGLNRKNIQDNRVHCCVYFISPYGHGLRPMDVEFMKMLHEKVNIVPVLAKADSLTPLEVRKMKMKIREEIERFDINIYQFPECDSDEDEKFKLQHQELKDSIPFAVIGSNVQVESQGRRFRGRQYPWGVVEVENPAHSDFLKLRNMLVRTHMQDLKDVTRETHYENYRAQCIQNMTRMVVRERKRSLCNRLRDSASDLPVPLMPVDSETERLIWEKDEELRRMQEVLERIQEQMRHGH